The Streptomyces uncialis genomic interval CACGGAACCTGGCGGCGCCGTCCTGGCCGTGGTCCGGCTGACCAGGGACGGCACCCTGGACCCTTGGTGCGTACCGGCAACGACAGGCGCACCCGGACCCACACCGGTACCCCCACCGGCTCCGGTACCCGTACCGGCCCAGGCACCCGTACCCGCGCCCGCCCAGGCACCCGTACCGGCCCAAGAGCCCGGACCCCCACCGGCTCAGGTACCCGCGCGCGCCCAGGCACCCGTACCCGCCCCTGTACCCGCCCCGGCTCGTGACTCCGCGAGCCCGGGGACACGATCCCCCCAGGACGACGACCTCGCCGAGGCGGCGCGGATCCTCGCGCGGCTCGCGGCGGCCGGGAAGGGCACCGGGAGCTGGACCACGCCCCGCGCCCCCGCCGCACCCGACGCGGTCCTCCTCGGCCGCCGCAGTGCCGATCCGGACGTCCTCGCGACCGCCGGCCGGCCCTCGTCCGCCGCGCTCGCCCTGCTCCTGGAAGCGGCCGTGTCGGCCGCCCCCGACGGGCCCCGCTGGTGCGTGGCCGTGGGCGGCCCCGCACCCGGCCTTCTTCGACTTGAGGGCGACACGCTGACCACCCTCGCCACCGGACCCGTACTGCCCACCCTCGCCGTCTGGGCCGCCGGACAGCGGTGGATCGCCGCCACCGGCGCCGTCCTCCTCGCCCACGGCTGCCCCTGGGACGCCACCCCCGCCCGCGTCCGCCGCGAACACCTCCTCGCCGGGTACGGCGCCGGTCGGGCCCAGCTCACCGCCACCGCCCTCGGCCTGGTGTCCCGGCCCGTCGGCTCCTGGCAGCAGGCCGACCTCGGTGCCCGTCTCGGCGGACCGCCGGGCCGCGACTGGATCGTGCACGCACTGGCCGTCGGCACCCCGGCGGCCTCCGACGGCGGCACCGCCCGCACCGCCCGTACGACTCAGGAGACGAACACCCGATGATGCTCCACCCGGAGCTGCTGCGCGCGGCCCGGACCGCCCGCCGCCCGCTGCTCCTCGCGACCGCCCTGCTCGCCGCGACCGCCTGCACCCACCTCCTCCAGGCCGTCCTGCTCGCCCTCGTCCTCGGCGCGGTGGCGAGCGGGGACCTCACCGGCCTGCCCCCGCTGCTCGCCGCCGTCCTGGCGGCCGTCGCGGCCCGCGCGCTGCTCACCCGGTGGCAGCGGCGGGTCGCCGTCGGCGCCGGATCGGCCGTACGGGTCGGACTGCGTGACGAACTGCTGGTCCGGCTCGGCCGCACCGGACCGGCCCGGCACACCGATGTCCGCTCGGGTGCCGTCCGCGCCACCCTCGTCGACGGCGTCGAAGGGGTCGACGCGTACGTCTCCCGCTATCTGCCCCAGTTCCTGGTCACCTGTGTGCTGCCCCTGCCGCCACTCGTCGCCGTCACCGTCCTCGAACCGTGGGCGGGTGCCGTACTGGCGCCCGCGCTGCTGCTCGCCCTGTTCGCCCCCCGCTGGTGGGACCGGCTGCTGGCACGCCGCGGGGAGCGGCACTGGGGCGCCTACGAGGCCCTGGCCGCCGACTACCTGGAGGCGCTCCAGGGCATGCCCGCGCTGCGCGCGCTGGGCGCGGTCGGCCAGGTGCGGGCCCGGCTCGCGGAACGCTCGGACACGCTGCACCGGGCCACCGTCGCCAAACTGCGGGTCTCGCTCGTGGACACCGGGATCACCGACCTCGCCGTCCAGGGCGGCACCGTCGCCGCCGTCCTCGTCGCCTGCTGGTCCGCCGCCGCCGGACATCCGGCGGCCACCTCGACGTACCTCGTCCTGCTGCTCACCGCCGAGTGCTTCCGGCCCGTGCGCGATCTCTCCCGGGAATGGCACTCCGGCTACCTCGGCGTCTCGGCCGCCGACGGGATCGCCGCGCTGCGCACCGCCCCGGGCGGCGTCCCCGACACCGGACACCTCACCGCGGGCCCCGGGCAGGGGCCGGAGATCCGCTTCGACGACGTGCGGTTCACCTACCCGGGCACCGGACGGCCCGCCCTGCGCGGTGTCAGCTTCACCGCCGCCGCCGGACGTACCACCGCGATCGTCGGACCTTCCGGCGCGGGCAAGTCGACCCTCGTCGGCCTGCTGCTGCGGCACCATGAACCCGGCGGGGGACGCGTCCTGCTCGACGGCGCCGAGGTCGGCGCCCACACCCTCGGTTCGCTCCGCCGCCAGATCGCCGTGGTCTCCCAGCACACGTACCTCTTCCACGACACCGTCGCCGGGAACCTGCGCCTCGCCCGCCCGGACGCCACCGACGGCGAACTGCGCGGCGCCGCCCGCGCGGCGGGCGTCCACGACGAGATCCTCGCCCTGTCCGACGGCTACGCCACCGTGATCGGGGAACGCGGCTCGACCCTGTCCGGCGGGCAGCGTCAGCGGCTCGCCCTCGCCCGCGCCCTGCTCGCCGACGCGCCGGTCCTCGTCCTCGACGAGGCCACCAGCGCCGTCGACGAACACCGTGAGGCCGGGATCGTCCGCGAACTGTTGCGTGCCGCACGCGGCCGGACCTGTCTGGTCGTCGCCCACCGGCTCGCCTCCGTACGGCACGCCGACCGGATCGTGGTGCTCGACGGCGACGGCCGGGTCGAAGCCGTCGGGGACCACACCGCCCTGCTGGCCGCCGACGGGATGTACGCACGACTGGTCGAGGCGGGGGAAGCGGCATGACCATGGACCACCGCACCACCGAACCCGGTGCCGCCCCCGGTCCCGGTTCTCCTGCGAGTCCCTCGCCGGAACGCGGTTCGCTGCGTGCCCTGTTGCCGGTGCTCGGCGCCCATCGCTCCATGACCGTACGGACCTTCGTCGCCGCGCTTGCCGGACAGACCGCGCTCGCCGCCCTTGTGGTGCTCGCCGCGCACACCGTCGGCACGGCCGTCATGACCCGCGCCGCGCCCGGCACCGGCACCGGCACCGTCCTCGCCCTTGTCGCGCTCGTCCTCGTCCGCGCGGCGACCACCTGGTGGGAGATGGACCTCTCCCACGACCTCGCCTACCGGGTGCTGGCCGAACTGCGCGTCCGGGTCTTCGACGGGCTCGCCCGCAGCGCGCCCCTGCGGATCGGTGGCCGCCGCAGCGGGGACCTGGCGTCCGCCGCGCTGGCCGACGTCGAGGCACTGGAGTTCTTCTACGCCCACGCCGTCGCCCAACTCCTCGCCACCACCGCCGTGTTCGGTGCCGGTACGGTGGTCCTCGCCGACCTCGAACCCTGGCTGCTGCCGGCGGTGCTGCCGATGGCCGCCGCGCTGATGCTGGGCCCCGTACTGGAAGGCCGCGACCGTGCCGCGCTCGGCGCGCGCACCCGGTCGGCGGCGGCGGAACTGTCGGCGCGGGCGGTCGAGACCGTCGACGGCCTGCCGGAACTGCTGGCGTTCGGCGCGTTCGACCGGCGCCGCGCGGACTTGCGCGGGTACGGGCGGCTGCTCGGTGCCGCCCAGCGTGCGGAGCAGACCCGGGAGGCACGGTCCGCGGCCGTCCGGGACATCCTGGTGGTGATCTCGCTGGTCGCCGTCGTCGCGGTGTCCGCGCACACGCTGGAAGGCGCGTGGGTCCCGGCGGCCGTGGCCCTCGCCCTCGGGGTGCTGGCACCCGTGGCCGACTCCGCCGCCGCGCTCGGCCAGGCCGCCTGTCTGCGTGCCGCCGCCGCCCGGGTGGGCGCGGCGGTCCGGGCGCCCCGGGGCGCGCCCGAACCCCGTTCGCCCCGGCCCGTCCCCGACGGTCCGCTGGGCTTCCGGCTCAGTGGCGTCCGCTTCGGGTACGGCGGCGGGCCCGTCCTCGACGGTCTCGACCTGCTCGTACGTCCCGGCGAGACGGTGGCGTTGGTCGGGGCGTCCGGTGCGGGCAAGTCGACCTGCGCGCATCTGCTGGCCCGCTTCTGGGACCCGGCCGACGGCCGGGTCGAACTGCTGGCCGGTGACGGCCGGAGCGTGGATCTGCGCCAGGTCGCCGAACCCGAGCTGCGGGCGACCGTGGCGGTCGTCGGCCAGGACGCCCCGCTGTTCCACGGCACCCTCCGCGAGAACCTGCGGCTGGGCACCCCGGCGGCCTCCGACGCGGACCTGGTCGCGGTCGCCGCGCTCACCGGTGTCGACCGGATCGCCGACGGACTCCCGCAGGGGTTCGCCACGATGCTCGGTGAACGCGGGTCGACCCTCTCCGGGGGTCAGCGCGCGCGGGTGGCGCTGGCGCGGGCGCTGATCGCGCGCCCCAGGGTGCTGGTGCTCGACGAGACCACCAGCAACCTCGACGGGCTCGGTGACGCCGAGCTGCTGGCCGCGCTGCCGGACTGCGCCACGCTGATCATCGCCCACCGCGCGGCGACGATCCGGCGGGCGGACCGGATCGCGGTGCTGGAGGACGGCCGTGTGGCCCAGGAGGGCACGTGGGCGGAACTCACCGCCGTGCCCGGTCCGTTCACCCGGGTGCTGGACCGGGAGCAGCGGGGTTGAGCCGCTTGGGCTTCCGGGGTTCGTCCGGGTGGGCGTGGTTGTTGCTGTGCCGTCGCTCGGTGGTTCTGCGCGGTTCCCCGCGGGTCGCCTTCGCTCGGGCTTGCGAGGTCTGTCCGGCTGGGCGCACTTGGTCTTGTGCTGTCGCTCGTGGGTTGTGCGCAGTTCCCCGCGCCCCTTCGGGGCGCCCCTGCGGGTTCCCCGTCGGCCCCGGGGGCACGGCCGGACGGTCAGCGCGAGCCGCTCCACGCGGCGGGGACGAACGTCCACAGCACCTCGGCGGGACCCTCGCCCGCGTTGCGCCAGTTGTGGGGCTCGCGGCCGGAGAAGGTGAGGGTGTCGCCCGCGGCCAGCCGTTCCGCGCGGCCCGTGAAGAGCACCTCGACCTCGCCGCTGATGACGTGCAGGACCTCGGCGTCGCAGTTGATCGTGTAGAGCTGGTCGCCGCCGTGCGCGCCCGGCTCCAGCCGGGACCGCAGCACCTGCACCTTGGACTGCGCGCGGGGGGTGACCATCCGGTCCAGGACCCCGTGCCCGCCCATGTTGATGTGCGGCGCGTCGGCCAGCCGGACGACCTCGGTGTCGGCGTCCTCGAAGAGCGAGCCGACGGGCAGTGACAGGACCTGGCACAGGGTGACCAGGGTGTTGACGCTCGGGGAGGTCTCGTCGCGTTCGACGCGGCTGAGGAAACCCCTGGTCAGCTGGGCCGCGGCGGCCACCTGCTCGATGGTCAGCCCCTGGTCCTTGCGGCAGGCGCGCAGCCGCGCGCCGACGCGGACCGGATCGGCCGACGGCGTCGGGTGCAGCGCTTTCATGGCAGTCCTCGGATAGCTCGATCGGCCCACTGACGACGCTTGACAGGGTGATGACCCGGAGCCAGACTACCCGGAATGCAAGTTGCCTAATAAGCATTCTTTGTTGTGTATAGGTAACTTCTCGTGCACCAGATCCGAGGTTCCGATGAACGCCGTCGAACCCCCGCTCGGCCCCCCGGACACCGGCGACGTCCCCCCTCGCGCCGGAGTCCCCGCCTCATCGCGCCCCACGCGCCCGCAGGTCGCCCCGCGCGTCCTCGTGGTCGCGGTGGCCCCACCGGCGTACGAAGGTCTCCGCACATCTCTCCCCCGACACGGCTCCCGCGGGACGACCGGCCGGTACCGCCACCACCACGGATAGGACGACGACGATGTCTACCCCAGAGACCGCGACCAGTCGCGAAGGAGCGATCGAGCAGCACTCGATCGACTACGTCCCCAGCTCCGAGCGGCACGGCAAGGTGTGGCACCAGGGGCCGTTCTGGTTCACCGGCAACTTCGTGCTCCCCACGATGGTCGCCGGATTCGTCGGCGCCTCCATGGGACTCAGCGTCTGGTACAGCGTGCTGGCCATCGTGCTCGGCGTCGGCGTCGGCACCTTCTTCATGGCCTTCCACGCCAACCAGGGGCCCCGGATGGGTCTGCCGCAGATGATCCAGTCGCGCGCGCAGTTCGGCAGCCGCGGCTCCACCGTGCCGTTCGCCGCGACGGTCTTCGTCTACGTCGGCTTCCTCGTCTTCGACACCGTCCTCGCCGAACAGGGCCTCGGGCTGATCTTCCCGGACGGCAAGCTCTTCTGGTACCCGGTGCTGATCGCGGTCTCCATCGTCATCGCCGTCGTCGGCCATGACCTGCTGCACTTCGTGCAGCGCTGGCTGACGTATCTGCTGATCGTGGTGTTCGCCGTCCTCACCGTGGTCGCCATCGTGCACTTCTCCGGCAACCCGATCCCCGCGGGCGCCCCCGCCGCCACCGCGGGCTGGGACTCCACGGCGTTCCTCGTGCAGTTCTCCCTCGCCGCCGGATACAACATCAGCTACTCGGTGTACGTCTCCGACTACACCCGCTACCTCCCGCGCAACGCCCCCGCCCGCAAGCTGATCACCGCCGTCTACACGGGCGCCGCGTTCTCCGCCGTGTGGCTGATGTCGCTGGGCGCGATCCTCGCCAGCTACCTGCCCGACCCGGACCCGATCCTGGCCCTGCGCGAGGTCGGCGACCTGCTGTTCCCCGGCTTCGGACTGATCGTCGTCCTCGCCTCGGTGCTCGCCCTGATCTCCATCATGGGCGTCAACGCGTACGGCGCCATGCTCACCGGCGCCAGTGCCCTCGACGGCTTCCGCAAGGTCCGTCCGACCGTCCGGCTCCGGGTCGTCGGGCTGATCGTGGTGGGTGTGATCTCGCTCGTCGTCGCGCTGCTCATCCCCGACGACTACATCGGCAGCTTCAACAACTTCGTGCTGATGATGCTGTACTTCCTGGTGCCGTGGACCGCGGTCAACCTCGTCGACTTCTACTTCGTGCGCCGCGGCCAGTACGCCATCGCCGAGATCCTCAAGCCGGACGGCATGTACGGCCGCTGGGCCTGGCGCGGGGTCACCGCCTACCTGGTCGGCTTCGTCGCGATGATCCCGTTCTTCTCCACCACCTTCTACGTCGGACCGGTCGCGGACGCCCTCGGCGGCGCCGACTTCTCGTTCGTCGTCGGCCTGACCGTGTCCGGGCTGCTCTACCTGTACCTCTCCCGTAACCTCGACCGCGGCGCCGAGGCCGAGGCCCGCGCCGCGAGCGAGGCCGAACTGGAAGGAACCCCGCGATGACCCCGACGGCACCCGTCGGCACCCCCTCCGGGCCCCGGCCCGTCACGGTCGCCTGCTGCCAGCTCGCCCTCCAGGTCGGCCGCGTCGAGGAGAACCGCGCGCGTATCCGCGCCGCCGTCGAGGACGCCGCCGCCCAGGGCGCCGGCATCGTCGTCCTGCCGGAGCTGGCGAACTGCGGCTACGTCTTCGAGGACGCCGCCGAGCTCCACGCCCTCGCCGAACCTCTCGACGGCCCCACCGTCCGGGAGTGGACCGAGCTCGCCGCCCGGCTCCGGCTCGTGATCGCCGGCGGCTTCGCCGAACGCGGCGACGACGGCCGCACCTACAACTCGGCCGTCCTCGTCGACGAGACCGGGCCGCGCGCCGCGTACCGCAAGGCCCATCTGTGGAACGGTGAGAAGACCTGGGGCTTCACCCCCGGCTCACAGCGCCCCCCGGTGGTCGACACCCGGCACGGCCGGATCGGGCTCATGGTCTGCTACGACCTCGAATTCCCCGAATGGGTACGGCTCGCCGCCCTCGACGGCGCCGATCTGCTGTGCGGCCCGGTCAACTGGCCGCTGTACCCGCGCCCCGAGGGCGAACGCCCCGGCGAGATCGTCCGCGTCCAGGCCGACGCCGCCGTCAACCGTATGTTCGTCGCGGTCGCCGACCGTGTCGGCACCGAACGCGGCCAGGACTGGCTCGGCGGCAGCACCGTCGTCGACGCCGACGGCTACCCGGTGACCGCGTCGCGGCTGGGCGAGGAGGCGATCCTGACCGCGACGGTCGACCTCGCCCAGGCCCGCGACAAGTCCATCAGCGAACACAACGACGTCCACCAGGACCGCCGTCCCACGCTGTACGCCCACCCCGGATCGGACCCGTCATGACCCGGACGACCGTCACCATCGTCCAGCAGCCCCCCGCCCTCCTCGATCTCGCGGAGTCCCTGCGCCGCGCCGTCGTCCACATCGGGGACGCCGCGCGCTCCGGGGCGTCCCTGGTGGTCTTCCCGGAGACCTGGCTCACCTGCTACCCGGCCTGGGTGTTCGGCCTCGCCGGATGGCGGGACGCCGAGGCCCGCCACTGGCACGCGCGGCTGCTGGAACAGAGCCCGGTCCTCGACCACGAGGGCGGCGACGAGGACGACCTCGCCCCGGTCCGCGCCGCCGCGCGTGAGCACGGGGTCACCGTGGTCCTCGGGCTGAACGAGCGCCCCACCCGCACCAGCGGCTCGCTCTACAACTCGCTGCTCGTCCTCGGCCCCGACGGCCGGACCCTGAACCTGCACCGCAAGGTGTCGCCCACCCACACCGAACGCATCGTCTGGGGTGCGGGCGACGGCGCCGGACTGCGGGTCGTCGACACCCCCGCCGGGCGGCTCGGCGGGCTCATCTGCTGGGAGCACTTCAACCCGCTCGCCCGGCACGCGCTGCACGCGCAGGACGAGGAGCTTCATGTCGCGCTCTGGCCCGACATGCCTGAGAGCCACACCATCGCGGCCCGGTCCTACGCGCTGGAGGGCCGCTGCCATGTCGTGTCCGCCGGACAGTTCCTCACCACCGACGACCTCCCGGCGGATCTGCGTGACGCGTTCCGGGCGGGTGTCGGTCCGGACGCCCCCGAGCAGGGGGTGCTCTTCGACGGCGGCTCCAGCATCGCCGGACCGGACGGGACCTGGATCGTGCCGCCCGTCCACGGCGAGGCCCGGCTGATCACCACGACCCTCGACACCGGCAGCCGCTACGGCGAGGCCCTCGACCTGGACGTCGCCGGACACTACGCCCGCCCCGACATCTTCCGCCTCTCCGTCGACCGCCGCCGCCGCGGCACGGGCGTCGACTTCACGGAGTGACCGCCCGGCCCGGTGCCTCCCCGGCCGAAGAGCCCGGTGAACGCGCCTCATCGGCCGGGTAGCCTGGAAGGACGATCTTCCCGGCGAGGAGGCACCTGTGGTGGAGGACGCCGACCTGCCGCATCTGCGGCGTTGTGTGGAACTGGCGACCGAGGCACTGGAGGCGGGCGACGAGCCCTTCGGCTCCGTCCTCGTCGCGGGCGGCGGCGCCGTCCTCTTCGAGGATCACAACCGGGTCGCCTCCGGGGACCGAACCCGTCATCCGGAGTTCGAACTGGCCCGCTGGGCCGCGGCGCGTCTGCGTCCGGAGGACCGCGCGGCGGCCACGGTCTACACCTCCGGCGAGCACTGTCCGATGTGCGCGGCGGCCCATGGCTGGGTCGGCCTCGGCCGTATCGTCTACATCTGTTCCTCGGCGCAACTGGCGGGCTGGCTCGCCGAGTGGGGTGTGCCGCCCGCCCCTGTCAGCGCCCTGCCGATCCGGGACGTCGTGCCCGGTGCGCGGGTGGAGGGTCCGGTACCGGCCCTGGTGGACCAGGTCCGGGCCCTGCACCACCGCTTCCACGGAGCGCCCTGACGCGGCGGGCCCCGGGTGCTTCCGCCCGGCCCCACTCGTCCCGGTGCGCGCACCCACCGAGTACCCGCACCGGCTCACCTACAGGCCGGCCCGGGTCAGGGGAGCTTGGGGGCGGCGTGGACGAAGTGCTTGATCTCCTGGAACTCCTCCAGCGCGCGCTCGCCGTTGAGGCGCCCGACCCCGCTCTGCTTGAAGCCGCCCTCCTCCATCTGGTCGACGATCACGGCCCAGGTGTTGGCCCACACCGTGCCGGCCTCCAGCTCCCGCCCCACCCGCAGCGGCCGGTCCACGTCCCGGGACCACACACTCGCCGCGAGACCGAACTCCGTCGCGTTGGCACGGCTGATCGCGTCGGCCTCGTCGTCGAAGACCTCGAACGTGGCGACCGGGCCGAACACCTCCTGCTGGACGATGGGCCGCTCCACGTCCTCGACCTCCACCAGACTCGGCCGGACGAACGCCCCGGCGGCCAGCGGACCCTCGGTGATCCGGCCGCCCCGGACGAGGATCTTCGCGTACGCGGCGGCGTCCGCGACCACCTGGTCGACCCGGTCGGCGTTGGCGTGGTCCACCAGCGGACCCATCTCGCTCGCCGGATCGGTGCCCGGCCCGACCCGTACCGCCTCCAGCGCGGCGGAGAGCCGGGAGCGCAGCTCGTCGGCGATCCCGCGCTGTACCAGGATGCGGCTCCCGGTCATGCAGAACTGTCCGGTGAAGGTGGTGACGGCCTTGGCGAGGACCGGCACGGCCGCGTCGAGATCGGCGTCGTCGAAGACGATCATCGGGGTCTTGCCGCCCAGTTCCAGGGACATCCCCTTCAGTGAGGCGGACGCGTCGGCCATGATCGAGCGTCCGACGCGGGTGCTGCCGGTGTAGCTGATGACGTCCACGCCCGGGTCGGCGACGATGAGCCGCGCGCCCTGGCTGCCCGACTCGGTGAAGGCGTTGAACACGCCCCGCGGCAGCGACGGGGTCTCCGCGATGATCTCGAACAGCAGACTGTTGGTGAGCGCGGTCTGCGCGGGCAGCTTGAGGACCACCGTCGCGCCCGCGGCGAGCGCCGGGGCGAAGGAGCGCACGGAGAGGATCACCGGGGAGTTCCACGGGGCGATGACCCCGGCGACCCCGACCGGCTGGCGCAGGGTCATCGAGTAGAGACCCGGCTTGACCTCGGAGGCGCGGCCCGACTCGGTGAGCGCCAGGGCGCCGTAGTAACGGATCTTGGAGATCGTCAGATCGACCTCCAGCGCGGCCTCGGACGGGATCTTGCCGTTCTCCTGGCACAGCAGGGCGACGAGTTCGTCGCGCCGCGCGGCCATCCGGTCCGACATCTCGAACAGGGCCTTGGCCCGCAGATCCCGGTCGCGTGACCAGCCGCCGGTACGGAAGGCGCGCCGGGCGGCGTCGATCGCGGCGCGGGCCTCCTTGGGGCCGCCGTCGGCGTAGCGGCCCAGGGTCAGGCCGGTGGCCGGGTCGACGGACTCCCGGATGGTGTCGGAGTCGGTCCAGACGCCGTCGATGTGGTTGCGGGCGTAGGGCGTGTCCTGGGGTTCGGTGCTCATGGGGTCTTCCTCGGAGGTCGCTCGGATGCGGGGGAGAGGGGAGAGGGGTGAGAGATGAGGGGAAGGGCCGGGGTGCGGTCCGTCCCCCTTCGCCGCGCGTGCCCTCCGGACGGGTCCGGCGGACACGGTGCCCGGTGCGCCGGCCCCGGTGGGGCCGGTGGCCACGGGGTGCGTGCCGCGGGGTTCGGAGAGACGCTGGTCAGGTGAGCGCCGTACCGCGCCGACGGGCGGTCGGCAGCCGTGGAGGCGGCCGTTCCAGGAATCGTCGGCCGGGCTCACCCGGGTGTGCAGTCGGGTGTTCACTCGGCAATATAGTTCGTTCTGCAACGAAGCGTAACAGCTGAAGCGCCGGGTGGGGGGCGGATATTCCGGGTGTTCGCGGATCGGAATCCCCGGTCCGGGGAGTCGCTTGACCCTGGCTCTGCGGCGTGTCTATTATTCGTTGCGCAACGAACTAAATGGAGGTCGGACGGGACAGGGCGGGACGCCCTTCCCGCCCTCGCCGGAGCAGATCCGGCCCTCCGTACCACGCCGCCCAAGGCGGCTGAGGGATCACCGCCCCCGCCCGGAGCCGACCGCCCGCCCGGGGAGCGCATCCGGTTGGGAGAATCGATCATGGCGGTAGCAGCGGGCTCCCCCGCACCGCACGCACCGGGCACGTCCGGTGCCTCCATCACGCCCGTACGGGCGGCGGTGACCGAGGGCAAGGGAGCGCCGTTCGTCTTCGAGAACCTCGAACTCGACACGGCCCTGCGGCCCGACGAGGTCCTGGTCAAGGTCGTCGCGACGGGCGTCTGCCAGACGGACATCCATGTCCGGGACCAGGCGCTGCCCGTCCCGCTGCCCGCGGTGCTCGGCCATGAGGGCGCGGGCGTCGTGGAGCGGGTCGGGGACGGTGTCACCTCGGTGGCACCCGGTGACCGGGTCGTCATGTCCTACCAGGCGTGCGGCCACTGCCGCCCCTGCCGCAGCGGCAACCCCGCGTACTGCGCCGTCTCGTTCCCCGCGAACTTCGGCGG includes:
- a CDS encoding aldehyde dehydrogenase family protein, translated to MSTEPQDTPYARNHIDGVWTDSDTIRESVDPATGLTLGRYADGGPKEARAAIDAARRAFRTGGWSRDRDLRAKALFEMSDRMAARRDELVALLCQENGKIPSEAALEVDLTISKIRYYGALALTESGRASEVKPGLYSMTLRQPVGVAGVIAPWNSPVILSVRSFAPALAAGATVVLKLPAQTALTNSLLFEIIAETPSLPRGVFNAFTESGSQGARLIVADPGVDVISYTGSTRVGRSIMADASASLKGMSLELGGKTPMIVFDDADLDAAVPVLAKAVTTFTGQFCMTGSRILVQRGIADELRSRLSAALEAVRVGPGTDPASEMGPLVDHANADRVDQVVADAAAYAKILVRGGRITEGPLAAGAFVRPSLVEVEDVERPIVQQEVFGPVATFEVFDDEADAISRANATEFGLAASVWSRDVDRPLRVGRELEAGTVWANTWAVIVDQMEEGGFKQSGVGRLNGERALEEFQEIKHFVHAAPKLP